ATGCCTGATATTTTACCATCTACGGAAATCAGGCCGCTGATGTCCTCCTTTATATTGATAAATTCCATGAGGGTCTCAAGGTAAAACCACCCTCTGGTTTTTAAGTCTACCATTGCTTTAGAACCATCGAATTTAACAGAGCCTGATAGAGTAATTACCCCATCGCCCTTTTCTTTTAAATTAAAAAAGTCTTTTAATGTCGAAAGCAGGACATTGGCCTTTGCCGACAAAATACCTTTGCCCGGATACACATCGCCGCTTGCCTCGATTGTGGAACCTGAGGAAGAAAATTTAACCCCGATGATCTCTGTCTTCTTACTGTCCAGTTTTATCCTTCCTTCAATGCCCCCTTTAATCTCAGGAATATTCTCAACCTTTAAAACACCGCTCTTTAGTTTAAAATCAACAGTAACCCTTTCTTTTATGACTACCTCTGAGGAAAGCCCATCACCTGAAAAGGTCGTCTTTTTATCACCATCTCGGAATCGAGTCGTACCGACCTGCAAATTAAAATTGCCGCCGGTTAATTTGATGCTTTTCAGCCTGACTTTGAACGCCTTGCCTTTGTCCTCGGCAATATATTTTTTCACTGACTTCACCACTCTATCTATGTCCTCTTTTTCAGATGTTATCTCAGGCTCTTTTATAATCAACCGGCCAATATTTATATTTTTTGATGGTAAACCCGACAGCTCTATATATGCCCTGACTTTATTAATCTTTAATAGTGTATTCCCATCCTTATCAGAAAGCTTAAGCCTCCTCGCTTCAACATAGAGTGGAAATGGATTCAGGACAACCTTATCAATAACCACCCTCTCACCTGTGATCTCCTCAAGTTCTGGCAGGATCAGCCTCTTAAAGGCATTCGATAGATATGGCCCCCTGAACAGGAAAAAAACAAGGCTTACGAAAACAAGGGCTATTGCTATAAAAATAAATCTCTTTAGCCTTTTAGAAGTTCCCACAATACCCCCATAAGTTCAAAACCGTCATATCCGCTTACTTTCCTGCCCTGCGAATTGATATAAAAAACATCCATTGCAACTTCGGCATCAGTGTTTATCTTTGCTGAAACTATACCTATGTCTTTACTAAACAGAAGGGCAGAAATATCATATAAAAGCCCGACCCTGTCAGGACAGGTAAGCTCAAGCACAGTAAACTCGCTCGATATTTCATTATCAAGCTCTATCTTTACCGGTGTCCTAACTGAAACTCCACTAAACTTATTATACGTTACTTCGCCACCAGCCCTCACAGGCCGTATTTCCCTGGCTTCAAGCAATGCCCCCCGTAAATCCTCCTTGAGCCTTGAGGGAAGGCCATCCCAGTAGATCTCATCCCAATTGGATATCTGCATCCTGTTAATAACAATACCATCATAACCGGTAAAGACCTGTCCCCTTAAAATATTCAGACCTTTCGAAGATATAACACCGGTTATTCTTGAAAACAACCCAGGACTGTCCCATGTTCCAATTGTTAATTCTGTGCTCCCTGTCTCTTTTCGCTTTGAATGAAAAAAGAAAAAACTGTCTTTTCTGATAGAATCCACAACTTTTATATCTTTTATTACAGTTTCAGGCGGCGTGGAATTCAAATACCGCTCAGACATATTTTTGAAATGAGAAGATACATCCTCCTCTGTTATTGATGGATATTTCGGAAGCAGATTATAAACAGCCCTATACCTGTCCCTCTCTTCTCCCCTCAGATACATACTGGTCCTTAGATAAAGGTCTTCTAAAAGAAATGCCTTCCAGTCAGACCAGAAGCCCGGTCTTACAGCAGAGATATCAGCATATGAGAGCAGGAAAAGGGCATTAAGTTTTTCTTCATCCCCCACAATCCTGGCAAAATAGGAAACAACATTCGGGTCTTCTGCTTCTCTCTTTTGCGCTATCTGTGACATCAAAAGATGGTTCGTCACAAGAAACGTAACTTCCTCCTTATCAAAACCCTCGATGCTCAATCTCTCGAGTATGTTTCTTACTTTAATCAAGCCAGCAGATTCGTGACCCCTGCCCATGGCCTTGCCTATATCGTGAAGCAGAAGGGCAAGAAAGAGGTTATGTGGTCTTTTCAGTGCCTTATAAACGTCTGCAACAAATGTAAGTCTCTCAATTACATTAGCTTCCAACGCCTGAAGGGTCTTTATAGCAAAAAGGGTATGTTCATCTACTGTGTATTTATGATAGACATCGAATATTACAAGGGCATTGAGCATAGCAAATTCAGGGATATAATTGCCGAGAAAACCTGAATCATGCATTTCCTTAAGTGTCTCATAAACACGATGGCCTTTAAGTATCTCAATGAAAAATTCTGAAGCCTTTTTTGATTCTCTAAAAGCTTCGTCTACAAGGTGAAGGCTCTCACCAATGGCCTCTTTAAGC
This DNA window, taken from Nitrospirota bacterium, encodes the following:
- the glnD gene encoding [protein-PII] uridylyltransferase — translated: MGSEVLKLEIFVDELKELFYRGLGGREMVRTYSNIIDRYIRSIFNRNQESLAIVALGGYGRQEMAPYSDVDLMFLYRDKLAADAEKDAKNLLYNLWDSGFQVGHSFRSIKDCMRIAAKDITTKTSFLEARFLTGNIDIYKDFRAEIDKILSRKPQIFLTEKLREMFSRHRNYGSSPYLLEPHVKEGEGGLRDVHTAMWLARVVLKLEGSVRPGIEGLNTVLSEKNYARLLNAFDFLLRVRVGLQLESKRKNDVLSFLYQEALAPVFGFKDAEDFSAPERFMRYYYIKAREIKEISFRVFEICGSRFIKRPKRPVMRKISDAFILSDGYIVTAHFDKNFFTEEPLRLMEAFYLSQKYRTALSPLLKEAIGESLHLVDEAFRESKKASEFFIEILKGHRVYETLKEMHDSGFLGNYIPEFAMLNALVIFDVYHKYTVDEHTLFAIKTLQALEANVIERLTFVADVYKALKRPHNLFLALLLHDIGKAMGRGHESAGLIKVRNILERLSIEGFDKEEVTFLVTNHLLMSQIAQKREAEDPNVVSYFARIVGDEEKLNALFLLSYADISAVRPGFWSDWKAFLLEDLYLRTSMYLRGEERDRYRAVYNLLPKYPSITEEDVSSHFKNMSERYLNSTPPETVIKDIKVVDSIRKDSFFFFHSKRKETGSTELTIGTWDSPGLFSRITGVISSKGLNILRGQVFTGYDGIVINRMQISNWDEIYWDGLPSRLKEDLRGALLEAREIRPVRAGGEVTYNKFSGVSVRTPVKIELDNEISSEFTVLELTCPDRVGLLYDISALLFSKDIGIVSAKINTDAEVAMDVFYINSQGRKVSGYDGFELMGVLWELLKG